A region of Argentina anserina chromosome 5, drPotAnse1.1, whole genome shotgun sequence DNA encodes the following proteins:
- the LOC126794297 gene encoding E3 ubiquitin-protein ligase BOI-like: MAVQAQYPSNILFLNRNAQEGHDYSLQAQEGLYLDQSHMLFSNGVGGNSTNQRKRGRETSVATEITTPMIPFSLQQSQPPQLHNHNHNHHQNHPNVVSTGLRLSFGDQQQQQQQQLQQHHHNQQQRDCHSASSLFSVWSEDFASQIKQQRDELDQFLQTQGEQLQRTLAEKRQRHYRALLGAAEDSISRKLREKEAEVQKATRRNAELEARAAQLCVEAQIWQAKARAQETTAASLQVQIQQAKAMMSAGFQVAGEQDSRRVDDGLTCAENQAEDAESAYMDPERATASGPSCKACRKRVASVVLLPCRHLCLCTECDQMVQSCPLCLTLRNSSVEVFLC, encoded by the exons ATGGCAGTTCAAGCTCAGTACCCTTCCAATATTCTATTCCTTAACAG AAACGCACAAGAAGGGCATGATTATTCATTACAAGCGCAAGAAGGATTGTACCTTGATCAATCCCACATGCTATTCAGCAATGGTGTAGGAG GCAATAGTACTAATCAGCGcaagagaggaagagaaacTTCAGTTGCCACTGAAATCACAACTCCAATGATTCCCTTCTCTTTGCAACAGTCCCAACCTCCTCAACTCCACAATCACAACCACAACCACCACCAAAACCACCCCAATGTCGTTTCCACCGGCCTCCGATTATCTTTCGGagaccaacaacaacaacaacagcaacagTTGCAACAACATCATCACAATCAACAACAGCGGGATTGTCACTCTGCTTCATCTTTGTTCTCTGTTTGGTCGGAGGACTTTGCCTCCCAAATTAAACAACAGAGGGATGAATTAGACCAGTTCCTTCAAACCCAG GGGGAACAACTACAGCGCACATTAGCAGAGAAGCGGCAGCGGCACTACCGTGCGCTGCTGGGCGCCGCTGAGGATTCTATTTCCCGTAAATTGCGAGAGAAAGAGGCAGAGGTCCAAAAGGCCACGCGCAGAAACGCTGAGTTAGAAGCACGCGCCGCCCAGCTCTGCGTGGAGGCCCAGATATGGCAGGCCAAGGCGCGTGCGCAAGAGACCACAGCCGCGTCGCTACAGGTTCAAATCCAACAGGCCAAGGCAATGATGAGTGCCGGGTTCCAAGTGGCGGGTGAGCAGGATAGCAGGAGGGTAGATGATGGGCTAACATGCGCCGAAAATCAGGCAGAGGACGCCGAGTCGGCGTACATGGACCCGGAACGCGCCACCGCGTCGGGACCGAGTTGTAAAGCGTGTCGGAAGCGAGTGGCGTCGGTGGTGCTGTTGCCGTGTCGGCACCTATGCCTCTGTACGGAGTGTGACCAGATGGTTCAGTCCTGTCCATTGTGCCTCACGTTGAGAAATTCGAGTGTGGAAGTCTTTCTTTGCTAG
- the LOC126795518 gene encoding uncharacterized protein LOC126795518: MKYSVDVLGKLYVDEIVRLHGTPVYIVSDRNACFTSKFWGSLQKALGSWEDHLRLIEFAYNNSYHTSIDMPHYEALYGRLCRSPIYWVEVGDEALIGPELAPRYVGPFEILENVGDYWLALPMSMFGVHNVFHISMLMMYVPDESHMIDDSSIEVRKNVTFVIELVRILDRSTKKLRRKEVELVKVLWRHHDESDSSWELESDMRTRYP, encoded by the exons ATGAAATACTCGGTGGATGTGTTAGGGAagttatatgtggatgagatagtgagacttcatggaaCTCCTGTGTatattgtttctgatcgaAATGCatgtttcacttcgaagttctggggtagTTTACAGAAGGCTTTGG GAAGTTGGGAGGATCAtctgagattgattgagtttgcctacaacaatagTTATCATACTAGCATCGACATGCCACATTATGAGGCTCTTTACGGTAGACTATGTAGATCACCTATCTATTGggtcgaagttggtgatgaagcaCTAATAGGTCCTGAG TTAgctccgaggtatgttgggcctttcgAGATTCTTGAGAATGTAGGTGATTATTGGCTAGCTTTACCTATGAGCATGTTTGGTGTTCACAACGTCTTTCATATTTCCATGTTGATGatgtatgtaccagatgagtcacatatGATTGATGACAGCTCCATTGAGGTGAGGAAAAATGTCACTTTTGTTATCGAGCTAGTTCGTATTTTAGATAGGTCgacaaagaagcttcgtagGAAAGAGGTGGAGCTCGTTAAAGTTTTGTGGAGGCACCATGATGAGAGTGATTCCTCTTGGGAGTTAGAGTCGGATATGAGGACAAGATATCCGTAG